In the Triticum aestivum cultivar Chinese Spring chromosome 2B, IWGSC CS RefSeq v2.1, whole genome shotgun sequence genome, NNNNNNNNNNNNNNNNNNNNNNNNNNNNNNNNNNNNNNNNNNNNNNNNNNNNNNNNNNNNNNNNNNNNNNNNNNNNNNNNNNNNNNNNNNNNNNNNNNNNNNNNNNNNNNNNNNNNNNNNNNNNNNNNNNNNNNNNNNNNNNNNNNNNNNNNNNNNNNNNNNNNNNNNNNNNNNNNNNNNNNNNNNNNNNNNNNNNNNNNNNNNNNNNNNNNNNNNNNNNNNNNNNNNNNNNNNNNNNNNNNNNNNNNNNNNNNNNNNNNNNNNNNNNNNNNNNNNNNNNNNNNNNNNNNNNNNNNNNNNNGCACTAAACAAGCACATGTTACAAGACAAAAAAACAGATGCGCGCATCAATTCGAAGCCATCCATCGTATACCATCGGAAAAGGCTAGAGAGGGATTGGGGAAACAAAAGCGAACCTCTCTCTTCTTGCACTCCTTGTAGTCGTCGAACTGCTGTTGGCACTTGCTCTTGTCCTGGTGGTTGGTCTCCAGACCTGGGGGCACATCACGTCGTTAGTGATCCACCACAGACACAGGAAATTCTTGAGAAATCATGACCAGAAACTGAATTGGGGGCGACTGGATTGGGAATTTAGGATTAGGGGCGGAGGATCCGTACACTTGAGGGAGGCGGTGTACTGGGGGAAGCAGGATGAGTCGGCGATCCGCGCCGCGCTGGGGTACGGCGGGGTCGACGTCGCCTGGATGGACGCGCGGTGGGTGGGGGACGCCGCTTCCGCATGAGCCGCCGCCATGATGccgcgtcttcttcttcctcctctcgtccgTCTTCCACTCCGCTCTCTTCCTGGGCTTCGCGTTGGTGTCCTACTTTCCTTTTCTTTCTGTGCACGGCTTCACATGGATGCGAGTGGGCCTCGGTCTGCTCAGCTGCGGATATTGTTGGGCCGTTTACGCGGGCCTTTTCTAGCTGA is a window encoding:
- the LOC123046939 gene encoding cytochrome c oxidase-assembly factor COX23, mitochondrial (The sequence of the model RefSeq protein was modified relative to this genomic sequence to represent the inferred CDS: added 8 bases not found in genome assembly), with the translated sequence MRRASPTHRASIQATSTPPYPSAARIADSSCFPQYTASLKCLETNHQDKSKCQQQFDDYKECKKREREARLERNRSRTLFG